One genomic segment of Sminthopsis crassicaudata isolate SCR6 chromosome 2, ASM4859323v1, whole genome shotgun sequence includes these proteins:
- the LOC141553639 gene encoding metallothionein-4 produces the protein MNHRGSLHLFEAMDPGECTCMSGGICICGDNCKCTSCSCKTCRKSCCPCCPPGCAKCAKGCICKGGSNKCSCCP, from the exons ATGAACCATCGTGG CTCACTCCACCTGTTTGAGGCCATGGACCCTGGAGAATGCACCTGTATGTCTG GAGGAATCTGCATCTGTGGTGACAACTGCAAATGTACATCCTGCAGCTGTAAGACATGTCGGAAAA gTTGCTGTCCCTGCTGCCCACCTGGTTGCGCCAAATGTGCCAAAGGCTGTATTTGCAAAGGAGGATCGAATAAATGCAGCTGCTGCCCTTGA